Proteins from one Romboutsia sp. CE17 genomic window:
- the sfsA gene encoding DNA/RNA nuclease SfsA, producing the protein MEYSKVIKATFIERPNRFVSYCEVNGKREKVHVKNTGRCKELLIQNCTVYLEESDNPNRKTKYSLIAVEKGDRLINMDSQVPNKVIYEALKSKKINLPGIDEEITLIKPEKTYGNSRFDIYLESKNKKAFIEIKGVTLEEQNIVKFPDAKTERGVKHIKELIEAKKDGYNCYIIFLVQMNNVLYFTPNNEMHKELGDSLIEARNNGVQVLAYDSLVTANSISINKEIDVIL; encoded by the coding sequence ATGGAGTATAGTAAGGTTATAAAAGCGACATTTATAGAAAGACCTAATAGATTTGTTTCATATTGTGAAGTCAATGGAAAAAGAGAAAAGGTTCATGTTAAAAATACAGGAAGGTGTAAAGAACTTTTAATACAAAACTGTACCGTATATTTAGAAGAAAGTGATAATCCAAATAGAAAAACTAAATATTCACTAATAGCAGTAGAAAAAGGTGATAGGTTAATAAATATGGACTCTCAAGTTCCGAATAAAGTAATATATGAAGCTTTAAAAAGTAAAAAGATTAATTTACCTGGAATAGATGAAGAAATAACTCTAATAAAACCAGAGAAAACTTATGGAAATTCTAGATTTGATATATACTTAGAATCTAAGAATAAAAAAGCCTTTATTGAAATAAAAGGAGTTACATTAGAAGAACAAAATATAGTTAAATTTCCAGATGCTAAAACAGAAAGAGGAGTAAAACATATAAAAGAGTTAATAGAAGCTAAGAAAGATGGATATAATTGTTATATTATATTTTTAGTTCAGATGAATAATGTTCTTTACTTTACACCAAATAATGAGATGCATAAAGAATTAGGTGATTCATTAATAGAGGCGAGAAATAATGGTGTACAAGTATTAGCTTATGATAGCTTAGTGACAGCAAATTCTATAAGTATAAACAAAGAAATTGACGTTATATTATAA
- a CDS encoding ABC transporter permease: MKSALNKDIIRDIKKSKGRFLSILFIVALGVAFFTGIKASPIVMKYTADKYYDDYNLMDIRVLSTLGLTDSDVEEIKKIDGVKGVFPTYSMDVLTNYNSIESVLKVHALDLQRIKNNDENYINQVKLVEGRLPEKSGECVLEKEKIKSLDIKIGEKIKLTSGTEDDLSNNLKTTEYEVVGYIETPYYLSYEKGSSSIGGGTVNGIIMIPQDDFNLEAYTELFLTVDNAKEINSYSDEYFDLIDDVTKKIEDISGLRIEARYNEVVEEATNKLNESKSEFESKKKEVNDKLKEAQEEIDKYKKQIEDGETELNNKKSQVYNQIENGKKELLEAEELLKQGEKDYESGLTEFNNNKKLAEVEFEKAEESLNNADSQINELQSKISLIEETLKNDDLTDEEKIELQATLGQNKYILNLAISEYEKGISELNSKKSELKKAEDSLSQAKSELDSNKIKIEKEKSNLYEKEAQANNEFEKAEKQLLSSKSKIKNSEIELEDYKVKSNDEFKKAEKKIKDAEDEISKIESSEWYVLDRNSHYSYVDYGGCADSIDALAKVFPVFFFLVAALVCLTTMTRMVDEQRINIGTLKALGYTTSKIAKKYILYALSATILGCVLGLAIGFTVFPVVIFNSYGMMYTLPKMSFLFDYKIAIGISLISIAVTTLSAYFACNKELKETPSMLMRPKAPKEGKRILLERIPFIWNKIGFIGKVTIRNIFRYKKRFLMTVLGIAGSTALIVTGFGIQDSIEIIVDDQYGSLFKYDMMATIDNNANTSEINSLEEVLNKDKRISQYQFANNQNGKIYNDGKSKEITLTIPKDINEIDKFIYLRERKSKKHIDLYDKGIVLTEKAARDLNISVGDEIEIANSNDKKAKVTVIGITENYISHYVYMSEGLYKKLYNRDVDYNRVLGILSNDDEEIENSLSKDLIENNIVTGVSFNSGIKENFTSTIENLNYVVLIMIASAGSLAFVVLYNLTNVNISERIREIATIKVLGFYDNEVSSYIYRENIILTIIGAIVGLGLGRILHQFIMVTVEVESTMFGRVISTSSYIIAAILTIILGIIVNLSMYYKLKNVQMVESLKSVD, encoded by the coding sequence ATGAAAAGTGCTTTAAATAAAGATATCATAAGAGATATAAAAAAATCTAAAGGAAGATTCTTATCTATATTATTTATAGTAGCTTTAGGAGTTGCATTTTTTACAGGGATAAAAGCATCTCCTATAGTAATGAAATATACCGCGGATAAATACTACGATGATTATAATTTAATGGACATTAGGGTGCTTTCGACACTTGGATTAACAGATTCAGATGTCGAAGAAATAAAAAAAATAGATGGAGTTAAAGGTGTATTTCCCACTTATTCAATGGATGTTTTGACAAACTATAATTCTATTGAAAGTGTTTTAAAAGTGCACGCATTAGATTTACAAAGGATAAAAAATAATGATGAAAATTATATAAATCAAGTAAAATTAGTTGAAGGAAGATTACCAGAAAAATCAGGAGAGTGCGTATTAGAGAAGGAGAAAATTAAAAGCTTAGATATAAAAATTGGAGAAAAAATAAAACTTACTTCTGGAACAGAAGATGACCTTAGTAATAATCTTAAGACTACTGAATATGAAGTGGTAGGCTATATAGAGACTCCGTATTATTTATCGTATGAAAAAGGTAGTAGTTCTATAGGCGGTGGAACTGTAAATGGAATTATAATGATACCTCAAGATGATTTTAATTTGGAAGCTTATACAGAATTATTTTTGACAGTTGATAATGCAAAAGAAATTAATTCTTATAGTGATGAATACTTTGATTTAATAGATGATGTAACTAAAAAAATAGAAGATATATCAGGTTTAAGAATAGAAGCTAGGTATAATGAAGTTGTTGAAGAAGCAACAAATAAGTTAAATGAAAGTAAATCTGAATTCGAGAGTAAGAAAAAAGAAGTAAATGATAAGCTAAAGGAAGCACAAGAAGAAATCGATAAATATAAAAAACAAATAGAAGATGGTGAAACTGAGTTAAATAATAAGAAGTCTCAGGTATATAATCAAATAGAAAATGGTAAAAAGGAGCTTCTAGAAGCGGAAGAATTATTAAAACAAGGTGAAAAGGATTATGAATCTGGGTTAACTGAATTTAATAATAATAAAAAATTAGCTGAAGTTGAGTTTGAAAAAGCAGAAGAATCCTTAAACAATGCTGATTCACAAATTAATGAATTGCAAAGTAAAATCTCTTTAATAGAAGAAACCTTAAAAAATGATGATTTAACTGACGAAGAAAAAATAGAACTACAGGCAACGTTAGGACAAAATAAATACATATTAAATTTAGCTATAAGTGAATATGAAAAAGGAATAAGCGAATTAAATTCAAAAAAGTCTGAGCTTAAGAAAGCCGAAGATTCTTTATCACAAGCGAAGTCTGAATTAGATAGCAACAAAATAAAAATAGAAAAAGAAAAAAGTAACCTATATGAAAAAGAAGCACAGGCTAATAATGAATTTGAAAAAGCTGAAAAACAATTATTAAGTTCAAAGTCAAAGATAAAAAATTCAGAAATTGAATTGGAAGATTATAAGGTAAAATCTAATGATGAATTTAAAAAAGCTGAGAAAAAAATAAAAGATGCAGAAGATGAAATATCTAAAATAGAAAGCTCTGAGTGGTATGTATTAGATAGAAATAGCCATTATTCTTATGTAGATTATGGTGGATGTGCAGACAGTATAGATGCTTTAGCTAAGGTATTCCCAGTATTTTTCTTCTTAGTAGCTGCTTTAGTATGTTTGACTACAATGACTAGAATGGTAGATGAGCAAAGAATAAATATAGGAACACTTAAAGCACTTGGATATACTACTAGTAAAATTGCAAAAAAATATATTCTTTATGCGTTGAGTGCAACAATACTAGGGTGTGTCTTAGGATTAGCAATTGGATTTACAGTATTCCCTGTGGTTATATTCAATTCATATGGGATGATGTATACATTACCAAAAATGAGTTTTTTATTTGACTATAAAATAGCAATAGGAATAAGTTTAATATCAATAGCTGTAACAACATTATCGGCGTATTTTGCATGTAATAAGGAATTAAAAGAAACACCATCTATGTTAATGAGACCAAAAGCTCCTAAAGAAGGAAAAAGAATACTTTTAGAAAGAATTCCTTTTATATGGAATAAAATAGGATTCATAGGTAAAGTTACAATAAGAAATATATTTAGATATAAAAAGAGATTCTTAATGACCGTACTTGGAATAGCAGGTTCAACAGCCTTAATAGTAACTGGATTTGGGATACAGGACTCTATAGAAATTATTGTAGATGATCAATATGGAAGCTTATTTAAATATGATATGATGGCAACTATTGATAATAATGCAAATACAAGTGAAATAAATAGTTTAGAAGAAGTATTAAATAAAGATAAAAGAATATCACAATATCAATTTGCTAATAACCAAAATGGAAAAATATACAATGATGGAAAAAGCAAAGAAATAACTTTAACTATACCAAAAGATATTAATGAAATAGATAAATTTATATATTTGAGAGAAAGAAAATCTAAAAAGCATATAGATTTATATGATAAAGGAATAGTATTAACTGAAAAGGCCGCTAGAGACCTTAATATTAGCGTTGGAGATGAAATTGAAATAGCTAACTCTAATGACAAAAAAGCGAAAGTTACAGTAATTGGAATTACAGAAAATTATATATCACATTATGTATATATGTCTGAAGGCCTATATAAAAAGTTATATAATAGAGATGTAGATTATAATAGAGTTCTAGGTATATTAAGTAATGATGATGAAGAAATAGAAAACTCTTTATCTAAAGATCTTATAGAAAACAATATTGTAACAGGTGTAAGTTTTAATAGTGGAATAAAAGAAAACTTTACGAGTACAATAGAGAACTTAAATTATGTTGTTTTAATTATGATAGCTTCAGCAGGGTCATTAGCATTTGTAGTATTATATAATTTAACAAATGTTAATATATCTGAGAGGATAAGAGAAATAGCAACTATAAAAGTTTTAGGATTTTATGATAATGAAGTATCATCATATATATATAGAGAAAATATAATACTAACAATAATAGGTGCAATTGTTGGATTAGGGCTAGGCCGTATATTACATCAATTTATTATGGTTACAGTTGAGGTAGAGTCTACTATGTTTGGTAGAGTGATATCTACAAGTAGTTATATAATAGCAGCTATACTAACAATAATATTAGGTATAATAGTTAACTTATCTATGTACTATAAATTAAAAAATGTTCAAATGGTAGAATCTTTAAAATCTGTTGATTAA
- a CDS encoding phosphatase, whose protein sequence is MKAILDLHTHTIVSGHAFSTVKENIEFASKRDIKYLGISDHAPNMPGGPHKFYFQNLKVIPREVEDVKVLRGIEGNIIDLEGNLDIDEDLYSGVDYVIASLHPPCVEAGTKEENTNAIIKAMDIEKVKIIGHPDDSRYPLDYEAIVLKAKEKNILLEINNSSLNPNSFREGAKENLIEMLKLCKEHNVRVIMGTDSHICYDIGKFDNCENLIELINFPKELVINYHENQVIDFFDLDFMKK, encoded by the coding sequence ATGAAAGCAATATTAGACTTACATACGCATACCATAGTCAGTGGACATGCATTTAGTACGGTAAAGGAAAATATAGAATTTGCATCAAAAAGAGATATAAAATACTTAGGAATATCAGATCACGCACCTAACATGCCTGGTGGACCACATAAATTTTATTTTCAAAATTTAAAGGTAATACCAAGAGAGGTGGAAGATGTTAAAGTACTTAGAGGTATAGAAGGTAATATAATAGATTTAGAGGGAAATTTAGATATAGATGAAGACTTATATTCTGGAGTAGATTATGTAATTGCAAGTTTACACCCACCCTGTGTAGAAGCAGGTACAAAGGAAGAAAATACAAATGCAATAATTAAAGCAATGGATATAGAAAAAGTTAAAATAATAGGTCATCCAGATGATAGTAGATATCCTCTTGACTATGAGGCTATAGTATTAAAAGCAAAAGAAAAAAATATATTATTAGAAATTAATAACTCTTCACTAAATCCAAACTCTTTCAGAGAAGGAGCGAAGGAAAATTTAATAGAAATGTTAAAACTTTGTAAGGAGCATAATGTAAGAGTAATAATGGGAACGGATTCTCATATTTGCTATGATATAGGCAAATTTGATAATTGTGAGAATTTAATAGAATTAATTAATTTTCCAAAAGAATTAGTTATAAACTATCACGAGAATCAAGTAATAGATTTTTTTGATTTAGATTTTATGAAGAAGTAA
- a CDS encoding YhcH/YjgK/YiaL family protein, with the protein MIYGNLNNDKVLIEFLPEALQKGIAFLKEMDLLNCKAGEYEIQGREIYANVIDTQTKSKEEIRPEVHRKYIDIQCLCKGSELIGYAQDSDKNIVGEELLDKDVIFYSKVENESELVLAPNDYVILFPEDVHRPAYTNGKSEDIRKVVVKISVDLIK; encoded by the coding sequence ATGATATATGGAAATTTAAATAATGATAAAGTATTAATAGAATTTTTACCAGAAGCATTACAAAAAGGTATTGCTTTTTTGAAAGAAATGGATTTATTAAACTGTAAAGCTGGAGAATATGAAATACAAGGTAGGGAAATATATGCTAATGTAATAGATACACAAACTAAAAGTAAGGAAGAAATAAGACCGGAAGTTCATAGAAAATACATAGATATACAATGTTTATGTAAGGGGAGTGAACTAATAGGATATGCACAGGATTCTGATAAAAATATAGTGGGAGAAGAATTATTAGATAAAGATGTTATATTCTATTCAAAGGTAGAAAATGAATCAGAGCTAGTATTAGCTCCAAATGATTATGTAATATTATTTCCAGAAGATGTTCATAGACCTGCATATACAAATGGCAAAAGTGAAGATATAAGAAAAGTTGTAGTTAAAATTAGTGTTGATCTAATTAAATAA
- a CDS encoding 30S ribosomal protein S1, whose translation MTNELSMKDLLEQQEQAFSEVKIGKTITAKITKVNHDEVVLDLEYGFDGIIPVEELNIEGNKSIEDVYKVGDEITAIIQRVSEKDGTIKLSKLQADRKNDLAEITKAYDEHRIITVSVGKSIERGVFAKYKSIEVFIPISQIDTKFVKDTKEYVGANLEVYVIELDPKRNRFVVSHREVLQERINIEREERRARIKAEKEAERARIKAEKEAERARIKQEKEDLFNSLEVGQKRHGKVTKIMSYGAFVDLGGLEGLVHLNNLSWKRVESVEEMLHEGQEVDVYVLDVDAETRRIALALKDINNDPWQLIAEEVYVDDIITGKVVRIIDRGAFLEIREGVEAFLPISELSDDRILKVTNVVNVDDEVKVKVLNFNPENRRMLVSKKEAEREPEEDYSEYLEIEESLGTLGDLFKDKFKNIQK comes from the coding sequence ATGACAAACGAATTATCGATGAAAGACTTACTAGAGCAACAAGAACAAGCTTTTAGTGAGGTAAAAATAGGAAAAACTATAACTGCTAAAATAACTAAAGTAAACCATGATGAAGTTGTATTAGACTTAGAATATGGTTTCGATGGTATAATTCCAGTAGAAGAATTAAATATAGAAGGTAACAAAAGTATAGAAGATGTATATAAAGTGGGAGATGAAATAACTGCAATAATACAAAGAGTTTCTGAAAAAGATGGAACTATAAAATTATCTAAGTTACAAGCCGATAGAAAAAATGACTTAGCTGAAATAACTAAAGCTTATGACGAGCACAGAATTATAACTGTAAGTGTTGGGAAATCGATTGAAAGAGGCGTATTTGCAAAATATAAGTCAATAGAAGTATTTATACCAATATCTCAGATAGATACTAAGTTTGTAAAAGACACTAAAGAATATGTAGGAGCTAATTTAGAGGTATATGTAATAGAATTAGATCCTAAGAGAAATAGATTTGTAGTAAGTCATAGAGAAGTATTACAAGAAAGAATAAACATAGAGAGAGAAGAGAGAAGAGCTAGAATAAAAGCAGAAAAAGAAGCTGAAAGAGCCAGAATAAAAGCAGAAAAGGAAGCTGAAAGAGCTAGAATAAAGCAAGAAAAAGAAGATTTATTTAACTCTTTAGAAGTTGGACAAAAAAGACATGGTAAGGTTACTAAAATAATGTCTTATGGAGCTTTTGTTGACTTAGGAGGGTTAGAAGGATTAGTTCATTTAAATAACTTATCTTGGAAGAGAGTAGAATCTGTTGAAGAAATGTTACATGAAGGTCAAGAAGTGGATGTTTATGTACTAGATGTAGATGCTGAAACTAGAAGAATAGCTTTAGCATTAAAAGACATAAATAATGATCCATGGCAATTAATAGCTGAAGAAGTATATGTTGATGACATAATAACTGGTAAGGTTGTTAGAATAATAGATAGAGGAGCATTCCTTGAAATAAGAGAAGGTGTAGAAGCTTTCTTACCAATATCTGAATTAAGTGATGATAGAATTTTAAAAGTAACAAATGTAGTTAATGTTGATGATGAGGTTAAGGTAAAAGTTCTTAACTTTAATCCAGAAAATAGAAGAATGCTAGTATCTAAGAAAGAAGCTGAAAGAGAACCAGAAGAAGATTACAGTGAATACTTAGAAATAGAAGAATCTTTAGGTACTCTTGGAGATTTATTCAAAGATAAATTTAAGAACATACAAAAATAA
- the dinB gene encoding DNA polymerase IV gives MNDNRKIIHIDMDAFYASVEQRDKPYLRGKPVVVGGPPESRGVVTTCSYEARKFGIHSAMPSKNAYKRCPYAIFVPPRFDEYRKVSNQIREIFHRYTDLVEPLSLDEAFLDVTNNKLNIEYATTIAKMIKQDILEETNLTASAGVSYNKFLAKLASDYKKPNGLTIITPSSSQEFLDNLPIDKFFGVGKVTSKILKNMGIKTGYDLRKLSLHELEQIFKNRGYSFYQFARGIDYRPVEPFRERKSIGAETTLSHNLSIEEEEVVDILSDLCEEVSDRARTSEKLGKTITLKIKYEDFTQITRSLSVEHPINSQEDIRTNVYNLLKNVNTENKQIRLLGVTLSNLTDYRNEYANITIFEYIDNINKDKL, from the coding sequence TTGAATGATAATAGAAAAATTATTCATATAGACATGGATGCATTTTATGCATCAGTTGAACAGAGGGATAAACCTTATTTAAGGGGAAAACCTGTTGTAGTTGGTGGACCTCCAGAGAGTAGAGGAGTAGTTACTACTTGTTCATACGAAGCTAGAAAATTTGGTATACATTCTGCTATGCCATCAAAAAATGCATATAAAAGATGCCCCTATGCAATATTTGTTCCACCAAGATTTGATGAATATCGTAAAGTATCAAACCAAATAAGAGAAATATTTCATCGTTATACAGATTTAGTAGAACCATTATCATTAGATGAAGCATTTTTAGATGTTACTAACAATAAATTAAATATAGAATATGCTACAACTATAGCTAAGATGATAAAGCAGGATATCTTAGAAGAAACAAACTTAACTGCTTCAGCAGGTGTATCATATAATAAATTTTTAGCAAAATTAGCATCTGACTATAAAAAACCAAATGGATTAACTATAATAACTCCATCTAGTTCTCAAGAATTCTTGGATAATCTACCAATAGACAAATTCTTTGGAGTAGGAAAAGTAACTTCGAAGATATTAAAAAATATGGGAATAAAAACAGGTTATGATTTAAGAAAATTAAGTTTGCATGAATTAGAACAAATTTTTAAGAATAGGGGATATTCTTTTTATCAATTTGCTAGGGGGATTGATTATAGACCTGTAGAGCCTTTTAGAGAAAGAAAGTCCATTGGTGCAGAAACTACATTAAGTCATAACCTAAGCATAGAAGAAGAAGAAGTTGTAGATATATTAAGTGATCTTTGTGAAGAGGTTTCAGATAGAGCTAGAACTTCAGAAAAATTAGGAAAAACAATAACCTTGAAAATAAAATATGAAGATTTTACTCAAATAACCAGAAGTTTGAGTGTAGAACATCCAATAAATTCGCAAGAAGATATAAGAACAAATGTATATAACTTACTTAAAAATGTTAATACCGAAAATAAGCAAATAAGACTATTGGGTGTAACCTTATCTAACTTGACAGATTATAGAAATGAATATGCTAATATTACAATTTTTGAGTATATAGATAATATAAACAAAGATAAATTATAA
- a CDS encoding DUF1846 domain-containing protein, producing MKIGFDHKKYLEEQSKYILERVNNFDKLYLEFGGKLIGDLHAKRILPGFDENAKIKVLQQMKDQLEVVICVYAGDIERNKVRGDYGITYDMEVLRLIDDFRSYDLDVNSIVITRYEGQPATTVFINKLERMGIKVYKHAPTKGYPTDVDTIVSDEGYGANPYIETTKPIVVVTAPGPNSGKLGTCLSQLYHENKRGNSVGYSKFETFPVWNLPLKHPVNIAYEAATVDLKDVNMIDSFHLERYGETSVNYNRDLELFPVLKKIIEKITGEESIFQSPTDMGVNRVGFGIIDDEVVREASKQEIIRRYFKTACEYKKGQFDKSAYDTIKLIMEQVGLKPEDRKVVMPARDYSTKLKETANKNDACSVVALELVDGTILTGRGSNLMNASAAAILNGIKHLANIADDMHLLSPAILEPIVSLKTKTLASRTPELSCEEILMALSVSAVTNPTAQAAMEKLPMLKGSQAHSTTILSKTDEQTFRELGIDVTCDPEYPSQNLYYAN from the coding sequence ATGAAGATAGGATTCGATCATAAGAAATATCTAGAAGAGCAATCAAAGTATATATTAGAAAGAGTTAATAACTTTGACAAATTATACTTAGAGTTTGGTGGAAAGTTAATAGGAGACTTACATGCCAAAAGAATATTACCAGGATTCGATGAAAATGCGAAAATAAAAGTTTTACAACAAATGAAAGATCAATTAGAAGTTGTAATATGTGTTTATGCAGGTGATATTGAAAGAAATAAGGTAAGAGGCGATTATGGAATAACTTATGACATGGAAGTTCTAAGATTAATAGATGATTTTAGATCTTACGATTTAGATGTAAATAGTATTGTTATAACAAGATATGAAGGACAACCTGCTACAACAGTATTTATAAATAAGTTAGAGAGAATGGGTATAAAGGTTTATAAGCATGCTCCTACAAAAGGTTATCCAACTGATGTTGATACAATAGTTAGTGATGAAGGGTATGGAGCAAACCCATATATAGAAACAACAAAGCCAATAGTTGTTGTAACAGCTCCAGGACCAAATAGTGGAAAGTTAGGTACTTGCCTAAGCCAGTTATATCATGAAAATAAAAGAGGTAATAGTGTAGGATACTCTAAGTTTGAAACATTCCCAGTTTGGAATTTACCACTTAAGCATCCTGTTAATATAGCTTATGAAGCTGCAACTGTTGATTTAAAAGATGTAAATATGATAGATTCATTCCATCTTGAAAGATACGGAGAAACTTCAGTAAACTATAATAGAGACTTAGAATTATTCCCAGTGCTTAAAAAGATAATAGAAAAAATAACAGGAGAAGAATCTATATTCCAATCACCAACAGATATGGGAGTTAATAGAGTCGGATTTGGTATAATAGATGATGAAGTAGTTAGAGAAGCTTCTAAGCAAGAAATAATAAGAAGATACTTCAAAACTGCATGTGAATATAAAAAAGGGCAATTTGATAAAAGTGCTTATGATACTATAAAATTAATAATGGAACAAGTTGGTTTAAAACCAGAAGATAGAAAGGTTGTTATGCCAGCTAGAGATTATAGTACTAAATTAAAAGAAACTGCTAACAAAAATGATGCTTGTTCAGTAGTTGCATTAGAATTAGTTGATGGAACTATTCTTACTGGAAGAGGCTCAAATCTAATGAATGCAAGTGCTGCAGCAATATTAAATGGAATAAAACATTTAGCAAATATAGCAGATGATATGCATTTATTATCTCCAGCAATATTAGAGCCAATTGTAAGTTTAAAAACTAAAACTTTGGCAAGTAGAACTCCAGAATTAAGTTGTGAGGAAATATTAATGGCATTAAGTGTAAGTGCTGTTACTAATCCAACGGCACAAGCAGCTATGGAAAAACTTCCAATGTTAAAAGGGTCTCAAGCACACTCAACAACTATATTAAGCAAAACAGATGAGCAAACATTTAGAGAACTTGGAATAGATGTGACATGTGATCCAGAGTATCCATCACAAAATCTATACTACGCTAATTAA
- a CDS encoding Crp/Fnr family transcriptional regulator: MLRNKTKKELLDFFKDVKFNIYKYSKNDIIALEKSPCNKIGLVLDGNVDIKRILTSNKVVHLSSFSRGCLFGEIIAFSDEKLYPATVISSSESEIMFIDKDDFIHFCTNHPDFLKLFLNDLTNKIITLNKSITGLSFSSIKQKICNFLIQESNTQGSNFIKLNMTKQKLSEYLGVPRPSLSRELINMKDLGLIDYTRDIIKILDKEALESILMD, translated from the coding sequence ATGCTAAGAAATAAAACTAAAAAAGAACTTTTAGACTTTTTTAAGGATGTAAAATTTAATATATATAAATACTCTAAAAATGATATTATTGCTCTAGAAAAGTCTCCTTGCAACAAAATTGGTTTAGTTTTGGATGGCAATGTTGATATAAAAAGAATATTAACTAGTAATAAAGTAGTGCACCTTTCGTCTTTTAGCAGAGGATGTTTATTCGGTGAGATTATAGCATTTTCTGATGAAAAGTTATATCCTGCAACTGTAATTTCTTCATCTGAAAGCGAAATAATGTTTATTGATAAAGATGATTTTATTCATTTTTGTACTAATCATCCTGATTTTTTAAAATTATTTTTAAATGATTTGACAAATAAAATAATAACATTAAACAAATCTATTACTGGTTTATCATTTAGTAGTATAAAACAAAAAATATGTAACTTCTTAATTCAAGAATCAAATACTCAAGGTAGTAATTTCATAAAATTAAACATGACAAAACAAAAACTATCTGAATATCTTGGAGTACCAAGACCTTCTCTATCTAGAGAACTTATAAATATGAAAGATTTAGGTCTAATAGACTATACAAGGGATATAATAAAAATTTTAGATAAAGAAGCTTTGGAAAGCATATTAATGGATTAA